One genomic segment of Mytilus trossulus isolate FHL-02 chromosome 4, PNRI_Mtr1.1.1.hap1, whole genome shotgun sequence includes these proteins:
- the LOC134715548 gene encoding lachesin-like — protein sequence MHFGMRSRQEHQYMKFGDIEMKATSGGVQYLEFTKHQTKTRKGEGGARPFAPKMFAIAVYHTWAYPRLNTVSTTIMQLSGYSAVLKCQVYDLGDAQVIWFAPRGMPLALGRRRITTDKRISVEQPNNVDWNLHIRHVKPSDAGEYICKLDTSPPQTKRINLKIEVAPTINHALSTKNPLSVAEGKNVTLFCKVSALPAASVMWFYYHPQRPNNKEQPNFPASVTGETLTIHEISKEQAGIYKCLAFNGVPPTAVKNITVNVEFKPIISTTNKKIRQSRGKDTILECNIKAYPPEIAIWKKGNMEIKEGERDWKYNPTLFKNSDSEFVLSLQIYSLEADDFGNYTCVASNQHGTTSVQVLVEELVIKPSTTTSTTTTTSTTIVTTPTSTSTIPMTSSVSNKTLSSIRTTPNQIKSTTTQKGVIIDDGDSSKGDKDPGYNVLITPAIYPISPAEQDPGNRGNCLNWKLSGLAALVLSLIIM from the exons ATGCATTTTGGCATGAGAAGCCGCCAAGAACATCAATATATGAAGTTTGGTGATATTGAGATGAAAGCAACATCAGGAGGAGTCCAGTATCTTGAATTTACCAAGcaccaaacaaaaacaagaaaggGAGAGGGAGGTGCAAGGCCATTTGCCCCAAAAATGTTTGCAATTGCAG TATATCATACATGGGCATACCCTCGTCTCAACACTGTTTCGACCACCATTATGCAATTATCCGGGTATTCAGCTGTTCTCAAGTGTCAGGTCTACGATTTGGGCGATGCACAG GTTATATGGTTTGCTCCTAGGGGAATGCCGTTAGCGTTAGGCCGAAGGCGAATTACGACGGATAAGAGGATTTCTGTGGAACAACCCAATAATGTTGATTGGAATTTACATATACGCCATGTCAAACCGAGCGATGCTGGAGAGTACATATGCAAATTAGATACATCGCCACCGCAAACAAAAAGAATCAACCTGAAAATTGAAG tTGCACCTACAATTAACCATGCACTTTCAACAAAGAATCCCCTTTCGGTAGCAGAAGGAAAAAATGTTACACTCTTCTGCAAGGTATCAGCATTACCTGCCGCAAGTGTCATGTGGTTTTATTATCACCCTCAAAGACCGAATAATAAAGAGC aGCCTAATTTTCCTGCCTCTGTTACTGGAGAAACATTAACAATCCACGAAATATCTAAAGAACAAGCTGGTATTTATAAATGTCTTGCATTCAATGGTGTTCCTCCAACAGCAGTCAAAAACATTACAGTTAATGTTGAAT ttaaaccGATTATCTCtacaaccaataaaaaaattcgACAATCAAGAGGTAAAGATACTATTTTGGAATGTAATATCAAGGCATATCCACCGGAAATAGCAATATGGAAAAAGGGAAATATGGAGATAAAAGAAGGAGAAAGAGATTGGAAATACAATCCAACGTTATTCAAAAACAGTGACTCAGAATTCGTTTTAAGTTTACAAATATATTCGTTAGAAGCAGATGATTTCGGAAATTATACATGTGTAGCCAGCAATCAACACGGAACAACTTCTGTACAAGTTTTAGTTGAAG AATTGGTAATTAAGCCGTCAACAACAACTTCAACTACCACTACAACGAGTACTACAATTGTCACCACCCCAACATCAACATCAACGATACCAATGACATCATCAGTTTCAAATAAGACATTATCGTCTATTCGGACAACACCAAACCAAATTAAATCCACTACAACACAGAAAGGTGTGATTATCGATGATGGCGATTCTTCGAAGGGCGATAAAGATCCCGGATATAATGTGCTTATAACACCGGCTATTTATCCAATTTCTCCTGCAGAACAAg ATCCAGGAAACAGAGGAAATTGTTTAAATTGGAAATTGTCGGGACTTGCAGCTCTAGTGTTATCCCTAATCATAATGTGA